CAGCAGAATGACTGGGATCAAGGCACAGCAGTGATGTATTTTTTGAGCTAATCCATTAGTTTTGCAACCAAAACTGAAGGAATTCTGTCAGTTTCAAAGAAAGGGGCATatagaaagaaattttgaatataaagggtttttttaccttggtatttttctttctacaaagGTGCATTTATTCTCTGACTTCGGGTTTTAGGATCTATTTCTGAAGAAGGACTGAAAAAGAGGGCTTTTTTACCCAGTgctgtatatattaaaataaagttagtAATGTTCTGAAGCAAGATTAAAGACAAAAACCTTTCTAGATTTAGGCTGATAAATCCACAGTTCAGTGCTTAAGGACTTGAGGTATTTCTTATTGCCTGCTATAGGTTAGATGGTGTTAATTTGTCTGCGTATGTATGTGTGTGGCAGAAGGCAAAATGAATCCATCTTTTCAAGTACTGAGGCCTTTTGAAGATCAAAGGCAGTAGGACATAAATAAATTATACTGACCATTGTTCTGGTAGTCAGGCGTTTCTAGCCCCAGCAGTTCACCCCACCCATATGCAGAGCGCCTTTAGAGTGGAATTCATAGAAAGAAACATCTCGGACACATTAGTGCCAAACGAGGCATTTTTACTTAAATGCACCTTCATCAGTGGCGTAAACCAAGAGGCTTCACTTTGTGTTTAAGTAATTGAGGCTTATGTGTGTATTATGTTCTGCTGATTTGGCTGTCAGGGCAAAAGCTTCTGGTAGAAAGGTTGTGAGGAAAAACCAACAGGAGTAACTACTTGGAGAGCTGTCAACTGTGAATGACCTTTTTTGTAGCTTTCCTAGTTGTGTTGGTATGGATGAGCTGTGTttcaaagcatgcattttttgcatttcagccCTGGCATTTAAGTGCAAGTATACTTATGATTGTTGATAGAACTTTAAAAGTGCTCTTAAAGAGTATTCTGGATGTCAAGCtttattctttctgtcttttttttcctctcctcattCTTGATTTCTTAGGAAGATGAACACTGAATATAGGTCAAAATTTTTGTCTCCAGCCCAGTATTTCTACAAAGATGGAGTTTGGTCTCGAATCAGGAGTAAAGTTCCCAACCAAGTGAGTATTCTTAAAAACCTGAAGCCTGAGTAtgctttgtgttttgattttttgtaTGCAAAAAACTGACTTGTGGTGTTTATAAGATACAGTTTTCAGATTGTAATGCTAATGACTCAAGTTCCCAAAGGTGagtatacaaagaaaattagGTTCTGACAAGCCAGTATAATAtgtagtaagaaaaaaaaaaaaagagacagtgtGACTTAGAGAATATATTAATGTGACATGCTGTCCTGGGGGTGGGAAATGAGCGGTTCagatcacttaaagaatcacccCCAATTGTATGAGCAATaagaaaatgatttaatagaaatttatatGGAAGTGCAACCTCAGAgaatttgatggcaaggttcactctattacttagtacatggataaaatgcacacaggaaaattaagttagaatcaaactaaacttatgtatataggGACCAAAAATGTAATAGGGTAAAAGGGAATGttacaaagaattaatttcttgtgatttgtgCAGAGATCAGGAATGTGGGAAggggtaagggagaccctcccgttgagtcacgaggttcagagaagaaccccttgctttctagattCCTGTTGGAGCCTAGATGTGGCTGGATtgactcctagtcccagacttagtcagtggtttatgtctaaagggataataatagcagcctaaaattcattcacatttgaaaaaaatcacgACTGAAatagtacacacacacatgcataaagGCACTAAGAGAGATACATAAGCAAttaaaagaggtatacctgttaaaaattcccctcgagttCAGTGGAAATATTCACGTCGAATGCTTCAGCATCATTCTCAATGGGTGAAGGGTTGAGCCTCAGGGAGCGGAGAGTATCAGCCCAGGTCCAGTTGGCTTTTGGCCACAGACCTCTGATCTTTGCCAGCTGAAGAGTttgcgagctctgagaggcgtcctgctcagagggagatgctggtcacagcccactgtggtccaggagagctcaaagggcctcacttagTACCACTGCTTATAGGTTCGGGAGATGATTGACTTTTGTCATCCACAAATTGCTGGAATCCCAACTGCGCTGGAAAATTCTGAGACTAGCTTAAAACAGATACGGGATGCTCCAAGATTGTCAGGGGAGGACTGtaatgtctcaaggttgttataagagagaactggctgcaggttgttatgagaactAGCTATCTCTACTCCTGTCCCCTGCCTCCGTCGTGTAGCAGGAGTCCACGAGACGCACAGCATACctccctgtcttagctgtgTAAGAGTTCCTGACACAGTCAAGGGTCGCTTAACTGCCTgacacttatgctaaggcctagcgAGCCTTCCCAAGTTCGTGAATCagactggggagggggaaggaaatgtACCGCCACACATGCAAAGTGAGGGGGGAGCTTTGTTTCCCTTACAAATCGGCATCACGCAGGACAGAGTCTCTTGGAGCAGATGATTGTAGCATTGATGTTCAGTGCAGTTGTAACAAGCgttaagttttcaaaatgtagaATTAGGTGATTCCAAGGGAATACAAGGAAAATGCCAATATACATATCAGCCTAGGTCAGCTTGACTATCAAGATCAGCTTGTTAGCTTGCCATGCTGAATCCATTCAAAGTGGTCGGCTGAATTCAGTCATACACAACACAAAATTAAGAATTTCTCTTGCAAGTCAGCCAATCTAAGTATTTTGATGTAGTTTATTCAGTAACTATGATCAGTATTATACTGAACCCATTTGACAGAActctgaaaatgctgaacagCTTCAGGACTGTAGGATTTCTGAGCAGGATTATTGAGTATGGTTTCCTGAATTAGTCAAGTAAATCAAAACCTTTAGCGGTGTGCGAAGAAACTGCTAGAGCTAGTTCTGCAACTGTCAGATTTCACTGAAGTGACTTGGGCTTCTCCCAGCTGATAGAGGGAACCTTCACGAGACACTGTGTGTTGCTAAATGTGTGGCAAATGCTTGGAAATGTGAGTTTCCTTACCAGTTGGGACCAAGCTGATGTGGAAGATAGAACCAGAGCAGATGGCTCTAGGGTATTGGGCTTTGAGATTTTGGAAATAACATTCTCTGGGAATTGCTGGCGTAGTGCAGTAGCAttcagttttatgttttctcACTGGACTTGATCTAgcaagtaattttatttctctttttaggCAAAAAGAAATCTATATTGAATATATATGAAATACTGAATGAGAACTAGGTCTCAAAGTTTAAAGTATATTGTAGTTTGAGATAATTCATAATCAGATtttgtgtatgcatgcatgACATAATCCATTCTGTGAAAACAGCCTCATGAGAATGTTAGAGGACTAAAAccaagcaatatttttattttttatatgtattgATATATGCATTAGACTTAGTCTTACCATCACTAAGGCTGTAGAGTAATCTAAACTACTGCATGCAGCCTGACTGTAAGCAGTATACAGAATGTTTCTGTAGAATATTATGTCATTTTCCTGGCATGTAAGGCTTTTGTCTGGAGACTGGATGTTGCATCAATAGCGTTCAAAACAGTCAGGAGCAGTGCTCAGCTTCAGGAGCAACTGACTGGTAGgcaagagaggggaaaggggcGGATTGCCTTGGAGTAGGTTGTGTttgcagcacagccagctggGAGGAGTCACTGCAGCAGAGTCAAGGGAAGGAATGAAGAGACTGCAAGTGAAGGATCCGTGTTCTGCTTTACCAGGCAGGATCCTTTTTAGGTTGTGTTTGAGAGATGTAGGAAGTAAATATATGCGGCATTTAATTAGAGCGTAcgagaaacaaagaaattccCACTCTGTAGATATGTGGTTTGGATATGTCTGACTTTTCCATGGAGATTCTCTTGCTGACAAGGGAATTGCAGAGGAAACTAGAAGGAAGTCACTTGGGAGTAGGCATGAAGAAttcaaaaaagaattattaGGATTTTTAGGGCCTTCTAAACGGAAGAGTTGTGCTGGGTAGCTGGAAgaaccaaattaattttaagactataataaatgttttattgatGACAAATATGCTTAGATTACATGCACTTTTTAATGTATGCATACCTACATTAGATCCTAGTATGAATTCTTGTAGAAGAGACTTTTATAAATGGAATTACCTggatttctcctctttctctcagACTTTAAATCACATGCCTGTAAGcatatgtcatggtttaaccccagtaggcagcCGAGCCCCAgccagccgctcactcgctcctccccagtgggataagggagagaatcggaagggtaaaagtgagaaaactcataggttgagctaaagacagtttaataggtaaagcaaaagctgtgcacgcaagcaaagcaaaccgaggaattcattccccacttcccatgggcaggcaggtgttcagccatttccaggacagcagggctccatcacgtctgacggtgacttgggaagacaaacgccatcactccaaaggtcctcccttccttcttcttcccccagctttatgtgctgagcatgacgtcctatggtctggaatatcccttgggtcagttggggtcagctgccccggctgtgtcccctcccaaatccttgtgcccccccccagcctgctcgctggcagGGGagtctgagaagcagaaaaggccttgaggCTGTGTAAGCACCTTTCAGCAGTAATTGAAATATTAGTGTgttaacactgttttcagcacaaatccaaaacatagccccatacaagctctgcagaaatgtaactgtatcccagccaaagccagtACAGCATATCAAACCAGTTTTGCTAGTAGACAAAGAATAATATTTAGGTTGTGTAAATGTGATActgtgtgggatttttttctatatagagtttttttaatttgctattgTCTTGTTAATATTTCCATATATATCATTGAGGGTTATAACTCTTCAAAAAGAAGTTCTGGGTGTagtgaaaacaaagagcaaTATTAAAGCTTGGAATTTTCCGGTCTTCAAGACAGGCTGGAAGAAAACCAAGGTTAATTCTTAAAACCTCTGTTAATACAAGAATACAAATGCTGATAGACCTGATCCTTGgctaggcttttttttttttttttttttaagcatccatcaatatttttgttttaagaactACAGGATGGCATCCAGCATGGCTAAAAGAGTAggactgaataaaatatttcattcacaGTTCAGACATAAAAAAGAATCTAGCCATTTGACAAATATGTAAAGAGCAGATTAATGAAAGTATTCATTACTTGGAAAAAGTGTCAAGTGCATCGGTGTTACTGTAAAGCAACAAAGGTACTTTGGCCATTCACAGTATAGGCTGCCCAACAGTCGTTTTGGTTTCTACATGATTCCATGCCTGTTCCTGTACTAATGCACTGACGTGAAGAGAAATGTTCTTCAAAGCTTTATCTAACCTCTGCCTCTGACAGCTTGTTGAGACTCACCCCCGCTGAAGGTGCCTACAGAACATCTTTTGCATATGTGATTAGATGATAAGCTCTGACTGATTCAGTCTAGTTTCTCCCTCGGCTGTGACTGCACATGCGTAATTTTGTGTCCAAAGCAGACTTTCTGAAGTTCTGAGCCCAAACAGGCAAAGGCTGTAATAGAATCCTGATATGACCTTAGCTGTAGTGATTACTCTTAGACCTCTACAATATATTGTTAAGGGTTGCTTTTCAGcagtcaaatgaaaaaaaatctctttgaattatgcttttgaaaaattaatgtggGCAATTCACAATCACAGTAGGACTCTCTGGGGCCTGTGTCCTGCTGAGATAATGCTGCCTGCTGAGTCGCTGGAGGAGATGGTTGTCCTTTGTACTTCTTCACAATTTGCTGGAGACATAGTATTCTTCCTCCCCCTGCAGTGTCCTGTTGCTCTGGATTTATATTCCTTCTGTTGTGGCtatcataattaatttttcattcttctacTTAAAGTGAATAATCCAGTAGATCAATTGCACCTCAGACTTTAAACTCTCATCTTAAAATaataagtatatattttaatggGCTATTCTTTGGAAGTTTAGTGGGCCATATTGTGAGATGTTAGCTAGTGTGGGCTAAGTAGATTTCCATCTGCTACATCCAGTTACTTTTAGTGGGTTTAGCGGAATTTGGCCCACTTAACTCTGTTCCTTGCAGGAAGAACGATGTGAAGTCTAAcatgaaagaagaataaataagaaaagctaTGAAAATGTGCTAGAGGAGGTGTCAGTATTACTTTCCTGCTCTTTGacaaaatacttatttcctGTGAGCCATTTTTAGTGAGCCAGAATTCACACAACAATAtcacaaagttatttttgaTCATTTAAACATAgaagttttgttgttgctttctcttcctgcacTTCAGTTGTGTTTGGGTGAAGGACACAAGACAGTGTGAGtgttaaaacagttttaacCATAAAAATTGATGGTGTAAAATCAGCAGTATAATGTCTAAAGAGAGGGcttattcactttttttttaagactaaacCTGACATCTCATTCTTACAGTTACTGATAGCCTAGAAGGAATGCTTTTGATAATATGTCTTACATACAGAAGCACCAAGAGTTCTTATGTAATCATCACCTCCTCACTGAGATAAGATTAATGTAGCTAGAGACAGTTGTGGTGTTCACAGCATACAAACTCAGTATTACACATGCACATAGACCTATTGACTTGAAATAATCATAGATTTGTGTGTGGTGAATGTATTTTTGGGTGTTAAGGCTTAGAAATCTAAATTAACTTCTGCAAGCTTGGCAAGACTGGTGAAATACCAGTGCTgatgtatttgttttacagctttttACTGAATCTCAGGGAGGCAGCATAGAGCTATGTTGACAGGTttttagtatttaatttctttcttagaCTGAAATAATGTTACAAGGGTGATAATAACAATACAGTgttgagagaaaaataagaaattttaaaataattctgtattccTCTCCTTAGGCATCTCAAAACACCTTAAATTCCATGTGGTATATGGAGGTTGGTTGCATCTAAGTTCCTGTTTGAATGTTTGGAGCACTGTGTCTGAGCGCTGATGGAAAAACTAGAATCCAGCACTACACTTATTCATAGTTGCTGCATAACTTTTTGTGCTCATTGAATAAGTAAATGACAATTTTGCTTTGGCTTCATGGCTCAAACATGCTTACTAAATACAcgcttttgttattttttctttccttttgttgcaTTTACTGCGGCATGCAATGTTAGTGCTGTGGGTGGCCCTGTATTATGAGTAACTTGCATTTCTCCTTTGGCTGCCATTAGCTAATGCAAATATGTTATAATGTTATAGCCTATTAGTGAACTTTAAATAGACGTGCAACTTATGAAACCTTGATGTGCAGGTGAGAGAACTTCGAGAAAGAGCAAAGGCTTACAGGCAACGAGTAGAAGGAACACACTTCTCCCGATACCATCTCAATCAGATCCTGTCCGATAATAACAGTCTTTGGGATGTGTCCTCAAATTCTAGTTCAGAAGAAGGCATCAGCAACAACATCAGAGCATTAGATCTTGCCGGGTAAGGTGGTCATTCCTGCCTATTATTCTGTAGCTttgaaacagagcaaaatgcTGAATATAGGCTTAGCATAGCTGTGAGATCTTGGATGTTTGACTGTAATCAAGATGCgattggacagggtgctagataatctcatctaggctccctttccccaggaaaggttggaccagatggtCTTTCAAAGACCCTTCCAACTTGGACTGTTCTCTGTTTCTGTGATATGTAAATTCTCTGGAACAGATGAGGGCATTTACCTTTTCACAGATACATCAGTTGATCTGTGCTCAAATAGAAAATGAGGCACAGTCCAATCTTCTGAAAGAAGAGGAGGATACTCCTTTGTAATTCTCCATGAATGCATATTTAGCATGGCAACCTCAGTCCCATCAAGTCTGGAGGAATTTCACACTGAGTCATATTGAAGTAATACTCTTCTTTCCACTGGAATgatatgaaatacattttgccTACTCGGATGTTATCAATGTTCTTGTCAGGAATGGTGTACAaccattttctcctttctttgaagGCCATCAGATATTAAATCCCTTGCTaggaaaattcagaattagCGTTTTTGTAAAATGTACAGACAGCTATTGCtgaagcaaggagaaaaaaaagcaccgTTTGTGTCTTCTCTGAGatctgatatttaaaaacagtGCCTTGGATGCCTCTGTCTGCAGTCCACTTAGACTGCTGTATGTGCACTGCTTGTGTGTGTGGGAGAGATCTACCCATTTGTATGACTGTAGCTCTAATAAGGATTGGGGGTTGACATGTAAAAGAGTATTTATTACACTATAATGTGTGATATTAAGCATGGTGTAAATTTTTTGGTTTACTAGTTtggtttttgcctgtgaaatACAGATCCTCttgctgatctcatttctgtgCACTGGGCTAATTTGCACTGATTTCCGTGAGCAGTTGAAAGTTTAAGACTTTCAAAAGTTGTGCCTAAAGAGGAGTCTTCTGAACTGTTTGGCTTTCAAAATTGTGCCATCAGACAGTCTGTATGCACAGAACTAGTTATTTTTTGAGCACTTCTGATAATCGAACTTGTTGTTTAAATTGGAAATAAAGCCctaattttacatttcatttttggaaaTGGTGATCCAGAAGGAGTTTTCATAGAATCTAGTTTGAAAATGGGTTGTGCTTAAACATCAGTTAAAACTTCAGTGGAAATTTAACCATTCATCACGTCAACTGTACCACTTTTTAATATCTGAGCTGTACTTTTGGCAAAGGACTGAACTGGATGAATGTGTTCCACATAGACATGTGTAAATTGTGCAAATTAGTGGTATGAAACACTGCTTTCTTTGTTACCTAGAGTTTCTGAAAAAGAGACTGCACCAAgccccaaaatgctgcagcaacCTGGCTCCAGAGAACAGCCACACCAGGACAGCACTGAGAAGAAAGACACGTCAGATCCTTTAACTGTTCCAGTCAAAAGGCGTTTAGTTTGGGGTGAACAAGAAGGTACTGAAGAAAGGGAGAACCGGCAAtcaacagaagaggaaaaaaaccaagatgaaCAGGCTGCAGTTGTGGCTCAGcaattagaagaaaacaataaagatgCCAATGAAGATAAGAAAATTGAAGGGTAAAACTGAACGTTTTTGTGGTGTatacatataattttttcctctaacatCTAGGAAATCTGTAGATTaactaatttttgttttaaaatcagatttactTAAGAGAATATAAGTTGGTGTGAGACTACTTTGTGTTTAACGGTAttagaaagaatgagaaagttCAAGATACTGAGGTGGTTGATGGAAATGGATCTACCATTAAGAATACGGGATTTCTAACTTGCAAGACAGAAGTTTGTAGAAGCATGaacaattctgatttttttgttccaaaactATATATTTTGCAGTATGGGCCTCTCAGAACAGGCTGTTCATTACACAGCAGCCACCTGTAGTGAAAATTAAAGCTCACAATTTCCTTCAAATTGACAGCATAGGATTGATAGGACTGAAAGGATAGAATACATGCTGATCTTGTActtagcatcttttttttcttaaaaaaaattcatgtgcAAAGATGAAGGAcgggagggaaaaaataactagCATCCACTAGTTACTGTTGATTATGTTACTGAGCACAGGTGGGAAAAAGGTGTAGAAATAATGAGAGAGAAATTCAGTATGTGCATAGTACTGTAATTGGCAGTTGAAAGATCCAAATTATATCTAGTTACAGAAGTCTCAGGCTTTTTACTGTGCAAGTTCTGCATACTTTTTTTGGTAGAACAATGTTTTAGTTTGATAGATACTTAAATCTGAATAACTTTGGCCCTTGTTACCATACCATCTAAGCGTTTTGTATTTCTCATTGGGTTTTACCTTTGGTCTTGCAGCACGAATCAAAGGTAAGGAATTGTAATTGTCTCCTTTGGGGGTAATATCCTATATGCAAACCCAGGCAAAGAAAGATTGAGATGCTAGACtcaaatagaaattaaatgcagGCTTTTGAAACCATCATCCTGAAAACATTCTTAAGTTTCTGTCTGATTCTAGAGGTGATCTAGTTTATAAATGTATCTCTGATTGACACAGAAGATTTTCTGTCATCCTGCAATGTGGTTGTGTGTGTGCTGAGATACGCTCTGGACTTGGCTGTGCAGAGCAGCTTAATACTTGCATGTTATCTAAGCCTGCTTGAGAGCTAGAAATGACGCATTCTTTGCCTAGATGTCCTCAGAGCATGTCTAGCATGCACTGACAGGATCAGGTTCCTTGCACAGTGTGGGTATGCCACCACGTCCTTTTGAAATGCATCTGGAGGAAGACAGAAGTGGTGACGCTGATTTATTTAATAACCTGGGGGCTAGAGTGGTTACATAAATGTGGGATACTTGGTTTCAGTTCCATCACGTCGACTGAAAAGAGTCAAACCCACATTCCCACCTCTAAGGTGGCAACCACATTCAAAGTTTTTCTGGGTGAGTACTCTTTCcagccctcctgttgagtctCTGCTACTGTGCAGCAATACATTCAACGTGTCTTGGGACAGAGGGAGCCTGAATTTGCAGCTTGAGactgtttatgtattttatccagttaaataaaaaaaaaataaatacagaaactgagGCTCAAGGGCTGGAATCCAGGACTCCCCATTCCAAGCAGATGTTTTAGCTACAGGCTGTTGGTGTTTTATGGCCCTAACTGTCTTGCCTTAGGCTTCATTGTAGGAATGTATTAGGAACAGAAAGCTTGAGTGCAAGGCTTCTCAGTCCTTAGCTAATCCTTTAAtcattgctcattttttttgcagtgagaaTGCCTTAGTATTGAATTCTTCTGCAGCTGTGTCAAATTCTTCTTCTGTATCCTCGAGGACAGGCGGCAGGCTTCCTACTCCAAAGCTGAGAGCGCTTGGTGGAGCTCAGAGGACTCATCATGATCTCACTACCCCAACTGTTGgtaaaaagacttttaaatgcaaagcagtatttcaagaatgaaagaaaaaaaagacacatatGAATTAATTTATTAGGTTATTTAAGGtaataaagcatttttcatcttcttcacTACAATAGGAGGTGCGGTTCTAGTGTCTCCTCCTAAATTCAAGTCTTCATCTTCACAGCAGAGAACACGAGGTTTAGGAACAGACCTTTCTTCAGCTAAGCAAGGTGCAAAAGACGCTTCCAAAAGAAGGTCCTTCCAGGTGAGCCAGGAAAGAGACTTACCATTATGCATTTTAGGAATGTGCTTTTTAAGTAATtgtgaataatttatttaataaatcttGTTCCTGAGTAGTCATTTACTGTTCTAAAATTCTCAGCATCTATGACTAAAAAAGGCCAATGTCTGAATAAATAATTTGGGGGGGGAATCAAGCAAAGGAGTTGAGACTATTGGAGTGAGATTGGATGAGctctattttgtctttttctgctaAATGCACAggatctgtttttaaaaaaaaaaacaaaaccagttgtTATCAAGAGCTGTCGATTTCCCCATTAATGTTACTGTAGCTTGCCACTGACACAGGGCACAGCTCCAGATTCCTTCACTTGAAAGAAGTTCAAGAAGGAGAGGTTGGGTGTCTATGTACAAGATAGGTAAATGTGCCATAATAgtttcattctctctttcctttactTTTGTGCTTCTTTTACTTTGCAGCTTGCATagttactaaaagaaaaatagaaacatttaggAGTTGTTTAACTGTCTTCCTCTCaaaattgtggggtttttgtcaAGTTGCACTTAGTGTTCTACAAAGGTAGCTAGCATTTCACTGCATATGTCCTCTGTAGTAGGTTCTGTAACAGAAGCAGACACACTTGCCCGAGAAGTTGGTTATGTTGGTTTAAAATCTAAGAACACAGTTttttgctgtgaagaaaataagcttttggTTTGACCTGACTAGATTACTTTCAGACCATGTTAAACACTTGTTATTAGGAATAGATTTTCTTTAAGCTGTCTCACAAACTTGAAATACTTATTCTTCCAGTATCCTCATGAGAAGTGTAACAGTGTAAAGCTAACGTTTGCTGCATATGTGAGGATCTGTACTGGAAGGCTGTATATGAGAtgttgggtttttgtgttttttggttattttttttttctttctattgtgTTTTAGCCTGATGTGGAAGTGGAAGCTGTTTCACTCCTTACCTCTCCACCTGCTGGGCTGGGAACTTTGGATCCTCTGCCACTTAGGCAGGATCAGTGGCCTCCTAACAGTGTTTCTGATGAGCAAGTTCCTCTTGCTTCAGCCCATCAAGAGCATTCCTCTACACCTCCTGTGCTGAAGTCAGCCAaaagctgctctgtgccttGCTGGAGTCCCTCTCGTCGTATTCAAGGGACTCTCAAGGATCCAGAATTCCAGCATAATGGTGGGTTTTGTGTATTAACTTGCTGTGTTAGAGTGCTGCAGGATGGAAATGGCTACCGTTGTCTAATTTTGCCTTATTAATTTCAATAAGTACTTACTCATTATGAGAATAATTTGGTTTAGCATGAACAATggtaatttttaatctttaggCTACAACTGGATGGTGTGACACTTTTCCATCTGGAATTACCAACAGCGGTGTTGTCCTtgtttcggctgggatagagttaattttcttcttagtagctggtacagtgtgttttggatttagtgtgagaataatgttgataacacattgatgttttagttgttgctaagtagcgcttatcctaagttaaggatttttcagtttcccatgctctgccatcGAGCAGGTGCAtgagaagcagggagggagcatggccaggatAGCTGACCTGAGCtaaccaaagggatattccataccatagaatgtcgTGCTCAGTATATAagctgggggagttggccgggagaggcggattgctgcttgggcatcggtcagcaggtggtgagcagttgcattgtgcatcacttgtcttttcttggttgttttttgttttttgttttttgttatattccttttcattatgattatattgttagtattatattttattttactttagttattaaattgctcttatctcaacccatgagttctacttctttttttgattctccttcccatcccactgggaccgggggaagtgagcgagtggctgtcTGGTGCCTcactgctggctggggttaaaccacgacaggtgtGTAACTGAGGACCTTTACAGTGTGGTATTATTTTGCAGGAGTTGTGGATTTCTGAGAGATAAGCTccttaaatatttctgcaggaTATAGAAACAAAGAAGCCATCTATAAAAGATGTATTGGATATTGAGAAAAGCCATTTCCTGGCAGAGGAGGAATTTGTGCTGGagtatttcacagattttttttaacaatgtttAGGGTTACTGGGGGCATAAATTTGATAAAGAAAAGAATCCTTCACCCCTTAGTCAAAATAAAGTTTATGTGCTTAAGTCTCCATTCCAGAAAGACTTTCTGTAGTTGCTTAAGGTTGCACAATTCTTGGTC
This portion of the Aquila chrysaetos chrysaetos chromosome 26, bAquChr1.4, whole genome shotgun sequence genome encodes:
- the MDM1 gene encoding nuclear protein MDM1 isoform X7; this translates as MPVRFRGLSEYKRNFRWKTPEFCSPSQQQKSLWAGLRSDQFGITREPKFISKRRVPYHNPQISKSFEWTADCDLNDPLETEVLRTAELHTDHNNNDVNQEKIETPEGPRLPREVWSHSVDSRGETALALAENNMKRSPSAASANQNEALSSPKKELEKMGNGLHRVLQRKAGMNISRLNTFPRNSEYQSQFVWKSPHEKSPILAAEQVISNTSKSIPPFKSPAITSETAHERNFKGSPPVKGPQERGGSEEKEFPVCEQSKREEPFQKPAEDAAKQGKSEQKHPKQKNKQHISPKPLSLHTSHGKMNTEYRSKFLSPAQYFYKDGVWSRIRSKVPNQVRELRERAKAYRQRVEGTHFSRYHLNQILSDNNSLWDVSSNSSSEEGISNNIRALDLAGVSEKETAPSPKMLQQPGSREQPHQDSTEKKDTSDPLTVPVKRRLVWGEQEGTEERENRQSTEEEKNQDEQAAVVAQQLEENNKDANEDKKIEGENALVLNSSAAVSNSSSVSSRTGGRLPTPKLRALGGAQRTHHDLTTPTVGGAVLVSPPKFKSSSSQQRTRGLGTDLSSAKQGAKDASKRRSFQPDVEVEAVSLLTSPPAGLGTLDPLPLRQDQWPPNSVSDEQVPLASAHQEHSSTPPVLKSAKSCSVPCWSPSRRIQGTLKDPEFQHNGNVGNPKMRSFQLPLQERSYNDEDDRLSQISARSAASSSLASQILERARKRKDFWGKT